Genomic segment of Candoia aspera isolate rCanAsp1 chromosome 2, rCanAsp1.hap2, whole genome shotgun sequence:
GATCTTAATAAtaactttcatttaaaaatatttaaatatgaaattaCCTAACATAAAGAGTTaggtaaaataattttgtataccTGAACTCTGTTCTTTTATCTGTGATCAAAAACACAGATCTGTAATATTAAGAAATGGCCAGACATTACATGAATTGAAACAGTATCTTCTGTACACTTTGCCTTTAACCTCAAAAGCATCTTTAAACACATAGTCCCTGATTTCAGTACTTCCCATATATAAATTGAGAACTTTGGGAAGCAACTCTGCCAAAGCAATTTATGGACCTTGTTTTATATTTCATGGTTTCCCTATTTCCAAATTTAAAAAGTGACCTCTTCTAAAATTAACATATCTCTTAACTTGATCCACAGTAAATTTAAGCTGGAGCATGTTTAATATAACCACAGTTTCCATTCAGTCTACATGGGACTTAGGAATGAAAATGTAAGTGCTTCAGCTTAACCAAGTTGTGTTGGGCAACTGTATCCTCATAGCATATTACAGTGCAATTCTAATACAAATATGGTCATATTTTGTAGGTCTGCTTAGCAGTCAATTTTAATTACAGAGATATTTCTCCCAAACAAATTTAACATGaaaaacttaaaaacaaatacTTCATTATATACTATGATGCATTAACAGTACAGTACAACTTATTAATTATTACTTTGACTGTATATTTAAGTTAAGCAACAACAGAGATAAAGATTTATTTAGTTTTGACCTTTGTGTCCTGAACAGACCACTTGCTACCTCATTTGAAGGCAGACATGGCAGTGTGCGCTATTGGGTGAAAGCAGAATTGCACAGGCCTTGGCTTCTACCAGTAAAATTAAAGAAGGAATTTACAGTCTTTGAACATATAGATATCAACACTCCTTCATTACTGGTAAGAATTGACAGAATTACTCATTCTTTGTtagtagcattttaaaaaatagcatcacACATGGCCCCTGagttatatatatagatatatataaaagTAACAATAATTAAATCAATGGAATGCTTAAAGTATATATAATGTAATGACCCAGAATATGGTAGCATATTGAAGAATAATCAGTATTTTTAAGCTGCTTGTTTTTAACGTACTTTAACTGTTCCAGTAAAAATTAACTTTATTTCTATATGGGACAGTTCTATTTATGATACAAATTTCACCTTAGAATTTGCAGCTTGGCaaagcaatgttttaaaaaaattgtactgCAGTGCATTATCTTTTATTATACTACTGATAATTTACATATCAAGTGGGGAGAAATGATCACACTTCTGTATGTTATCTTAACatacttattttaatatattaaggATTTAAGATTGTTTCAATCTGATCAAAAaacattcagttttgttttttaattaaaaatacttgaaAATAAAACACATGGAAAAAAATGTCCATTGAAACAGGGTTCTTTTGCTTTGGATAAAACTTTATATTTGGGATGATATAGGGCCTTATCTAAAACCAACACAATCAACAGGGATATTTCTGTGGGTTTTGTAAGTTTGAGATAAGGCCCATTTCATATATGATTGCAAAAAGAAAGTATTTTGGGAACCACCTAACCACCATGAGATGATGCTACTAGTTTTGATAGATTTAGAGTGGGGATTACAGCAATCTTAAATTAATCAATAGAGTTAAAATATGGGCCATTTGGGACATCTCTTCACATAATAAATGTTAATGggaccaatttaaattaaattgtttaaGTATTTCAGGACAAGTCTATGATTATAAACATGGGtacttggaagtaagtcccattgaaattTAGCTTTAAGAaagatatttggaattttgacataaggaaattaaaaaaaaaattctaatggaCAGTTCAAGTTAAGACCAGTTAAATTGGTATAAAGTGGTGATCCTAAACTGTTTAGAATGTAAATGATAAAGATATACTATCATTGTGAAACAGCATGTTCCAAATGTTCTTAGTCCAAAATCAAGTTCCACATGCTCAGTTAAGTTTTTATTTAATTGGTACGATAAACAGGCGGCCCACCTTTGTGTGTCTTTTGGTACAAGAAGCCTCACTGAGTTTAGTGAAGTTTATTCTCAGGTATGCATAGCATCACAGCCTGATTCAGCACAGTGGAACTTATTTCTGGGTAGATATGAATAGGATCTGGCACTGTTTAGATTTCAAGCATAACTTTGGGGTTTAAAATGAACCTGTAGCTGAACTATGTTGCCAAACTGACTGTAAACCGTAATCTGTGGGATTTTTAGTGAGTCTATAACTAATCATGCCTACTTAGAAACAGACCTTACTGAAGTCACTGGGACTTGCATCAAATAAACATAGTTAGGATCATGCTGCAGTTGGTCTGTACCGATTTGTTAGGCCAGCCAGTTATTTTCAATAGGGCAAACGAGGCAAATTGCCTTATTCTGAGTCAGATTGTTAATTTATCAAGTTTACTGCCATCTGTACAGAATGGCAGTGCTTCTGTAGGATTTACCAGACAATCCTGATGTTGATCCAAACCATCTGAGGATGCCAGATGTTGAGCAGGATATTTTTCTTCAGTGATAGTACACTGGTCTGACTGCAGAAACTTGGAAGATCAAATAATCTTTGAGTGGTACTTTCTTGAATTAATGCTGTGGCAGAATTAATAGTGACAAAGTTCACTTTACTTGTACAAATAGTTGTCTGCTAGCTTATTCATAAACGAAAAAGGGCATAGAAGTGTTATAGTAAGATACTTCCAGACAATGACTTTTTGGTCTATTGTAGTGTTAATGATATAATAGCCAGGCAGATGACAATTCTGTCCAGACTTGTGCTGATAGCTGCTTGTCTGGATGCAGTAATAGGATCAGCAACTCAGACCACAGTAAAACCAAACTCCCATGacgtttttttttaaccttttgaaTGTCTGGGTTTATGTAATCTTAAAAGGAAAGTTGCTATGTCAAAAACACCCTTTAAAGCTATTTCATTTTCACTGAGCTAAAAATGTGATTACATGTATGAACatacctgttttgtttttctttcagtcaCCCCAAGCAGGCACAAAAGAAAAGACTCTCTGTTGCTGGTTTTGTACCTCAGGCCCAATATCCTTAAGTGCCAAAATTGAAAGGAAGGGCTATACCCCAGGTATGTAATATGAGTTCTAACCAACATAGGCTTTataaatttttcatttaattgataTAAATTAGTGTTTTGGATTCTTCTGGGGTAAACAAAATGCAATAGCCTACTAATGGGTGGTTTGCATATTAACATCAAGTGTCATGAGTAcctaattataaaaatatatatggtACAATTTGGATCCTTTGCACCCAGTGTGAGATTTTTCCAGTGGTTAAATTACGATGAAATTTGCATATGCATCTGTAATGTTTTAGGCTTGGTATTGTTCCCATTAAACTATGGAGATGGCTTAGACTCCAGGCAAGTTGAGCTCCTAGTGACTTGATGAACATGTCCATATTGGTTTCTTAGCTACATGCCTATTACCCCCTCCTGGAGAGTTTTTTCCATGCCCTAGCccagggttcttcaaccttggcaactctaagatgtgcgggcttcaactcccagaattccccagccagcaaagcttagtCCAcgcagcttagagttgccaaggttgaggaaccctgtcctaGCCTATACCATAGGATTTTCTGGTGATGTTCCATGTACTTAGCAGATCTGTTACTGGTTAGTGTTTAGGTGATCCAAGGTTAATTGGGTGCTGCCATCACTATGGCTCTTATTTCCTAAGTTATTAAAAGTAGTATAATCAATGTGTAGTAATGCTCAAATCTTAAAAGTTTTGTGATTTCCACCTGATGTGCTTATTCTTGATTTCGTTCAAGGTGAAccaattcagatttttgcagagATTGAGAACTGCTCCTCTCGGATGGTAGTGCCAAAGGCTGCCATTTATCAAACACAGGCATTCTATGCtaaaggaaaaatgaaggaagTAAAGCAGCTGGTTGCCAACTTGCGTGGGGAGTCTTTGTCATCAGGGAAGACAGAAACCTGGAATGGCAAGCAGTTAAAAATTCCACCTGTGTCCCCATCCATCCTTGATTGTAGCATAATCCGTGTGGAATATTCTCTAATGGTAAGAACCTAATTTAatcttttaatatttaacatgGAATACAATATGTGGAGGATGGATGACAAGCTTGGATTCAGCTTTTAAtaatctctttttatttcttttcaaggtATATGTGGATATTCCAGGTGCAATGGACTTGTTTCTTAATTTACCACTTGTCATTGGTACTATTCCTTTACACTCATTTGGCAGCAGAACATCAAGTGTGAGCAGCCAGTGTAGCATGAGTATGAATTGGCTCGGTCTGCCTGAAAGACCAGAAGGTAATTTAACCATACATTCTGTATTATTTGTGGTTTTCTATAGGCCTCTTATTCTAGTAGTATCTGGTTAATGCAGTCCTAAATAGTATTAGTTAATGCAGTCCTAAATAATATAAACAGTGCAGACATATGTGTTTTCAGTAGATAATTCAAGTGTATTATTCCAGCTGAGTGAAAACCCTGACTTTTCCGGGGTGGGGAAGGAGTAGAATGGGGTTCCAGATCTGTTACGATGTATGAGTATAGAAAAGGTATACAAACCTCCAGTGGCATCGCCACATTGATTCTTTCTGATGGACACTTTGTCATAGATACCACTAGTTTTGAACAAAACTGGTATAActtgattttattactttttcttaCCTAATGTTGATGATTTGACAAAGGCTGAGCACTTGTTGCATTAAGGCATAAAGTGGTTTGTTGATTTTGATTTCCTGttttatgcaaacccagccagttaTTGTTCAATCAGTGAACTGTGGTAATACAAAGCAAGGGTTTTGGCAATATGAGAACCCAGCTTCCCAGAGAATCCTCAAAAGCATAAATGGCTGTACCATTACCAAATGTGATGATAATGAACTGCTCAGAGTTGTTtgtcgagatgggtggtgaagaagtataacaaataaataataacctaGTTATTACTTACCAAAACTACCAAGTAATTATCAGTTGAACTGTTCTTATCTCTGCCTTGTTCAAACAAAGTTTAATATTCCTGTCATGTTATATGTCCTGACATGCATAAGAACATAGTTCGAACTGCGTGTAATTTTCCCTTCAGCACCTCCTAGCTATGCAGAAGTGGTCACCGAGGAGCAAAGACAGTCCAGTCTAGCACCTGTAACTGCTTGTGATGACTTTGAAAGAGCACTTCAAGGACCATTATTTGCCTACATCCAAGAGTTTAGGTTCCTGCCTCCTCCACTTTATTCTGAGGTGAGGTAACAAGTAGTTAAAGCTCcagtattatatttttaatacgtTGTATTTTCTGTTTATTCTGAAATATGTCCCATCATTATGAGTTAATGCAGTCTTCaacttaattttatttcaaattgtgCTTTTCTTGCACCATTCTATACTTCTTATTTTCCCTTGCTAGATTTATGCCTGTCTTCTATTTGGAGTTGCAACTTTTATTATTCTTAGGAGGAAATAATCGAGataaatagaaattatttctaaGAAAGTATACTTGAGATTTGGCTGTTTTTGATTAGCAAGGGACTCTTTGTATTTAATCATTATTTAACAACATATGACAAATTTTCTTTTACTAATAAAATATCCAGCCCCATTTAGGTTTACTACAACTTCTGGCCTGGTAGATTAACCCATGATCATGATAAAATTCAAAGCAAATAAATGGTTCATGCTTGCATTAAGCTGCTTTTATTCTAAttgaatgcaaaatgctgttttaagCACTATTATGTGTGTCAGCATAGTAATTGGCATTTAAATGCCTAATTTATTGAAGAATCCAAATTGAAAATTGGACAATACTTTTATGATGCTGTACTAGTTGTTCCTACTGAAAGTATTAGCCAACTTAGGACTCTTAATATTTTTTCTGATAGAAAAATACACTTTCTTTTTAACGGAAATGActtgagctttttttttaactagcagCTGTCAGGAGAAAAACAGGTTTGTAATATTATACTATTCTAATTGATCCTAATAAAGGTATTTCCTATCTatccattttggattttttttcctgacagaacAAGATTCTGCTATGATTATTTATTGAGTTGAAGAATGAGTTTGTCTTCTCTTTTTGCTtcaaaaaagaagcattttattgGATTTCATTCCTAGATATCTCATTGCAACTGTCTATAGAATTATGGAATTCCATGTTACTTGAAGTTCTTTAGAAAAGTCATAATTATACCATTAAGACACTTAATATTGGAAATAAAGCATTGACATTTGTTATTCTCCTTTACTCAACTGTTTTTCTGGCTGTTCTGTACTATGCAGAATATTTCCATGTGTTCTAAAATACATATTAAGTAacacaaaaatgcaaaaatagaggaactctgaatattttgaaataagagTAACTGGGAATCAGgtgcatataaattttaataataataagtctATATTACAgtttcttccttgtttttaaagaagATGTCTACTTTTTTGTTCCTCTTTTACGTAGATTGACCCAAATCCGGATCAGACCTCAGATGACAGGCCATCCTGCCCCTCTCGCTGAAAGAATGTCTCCCAGAAATTTTGAGATGGGTctgaattatattttaactgtgttGAGGATAAAGTCATCCTATAGAAACACGCTTTGAAAGGAAGTTATTGcctaaaagaaaaggagaaatgatgAAACATCCTGTGATTATGCTTTTGAAGCCTACAGCAAACATCATAGGACTGCTCCACATGCTTGAAGACCTGAGCTTTCTCTTTCTGTTCTATACTGGCACATACTAAGAGCAGCCTTAATAGCCTACACATGTGTCAAAATACTTACCATGT
This window contains:
- the ARRDC3 gene encoding arrestin domain-containing protein 3 isoform X1, translated to MVLGKVKSLTISFDCLNDSNVPVYSSGDTVSGRVNLEVTGEIRVRSLKIHARGHAKVRWTESRNAGSNTAYTQNYTEEVEYFNHKDILIGHERDDDNSEEGLHIIHSGRHEYAFSFELPQTPLATSFEGRHGSVRYWVKAELHRPWLLPVKLKKEFTVFEHIDINTPSLLSPQAGTKEKTLCCWFCTSGPISLSAKIERKGYTPGEPIQIFAEIENCSSRMVVPKAAIYQTQAFYAKGKMKEVKQLVANLRGESLSSGKTETWNGKQLKIPPVSPSILDCSIIRVEYSLMVYVDIPGAMDLFLNLPLVIGTIPLHSFGSRTSSVSSQCSMSMNWLGLPERPEAPPSYAEVVTEEQRQSSLAPVTACDDFERALQGPLFAYIQEFRFLPPPLYSEIDPNPDQTSDDRPSCPSR
- the ARRDC3 gene encoding arrestin domain-containing protein 3 isoform X2, translated to MVLGKVKSLTISFDCLNDSNVPVYSSGDTVSGRVNLEVTGEIRVRSLKIHARGHAKVRWTESRNAGSNTAYTQNYTEEVEYFNHKDILIGHERDDDNSEEGLHIIHSGRHEYAFSFELPQTPLATSFEGRHGSVRYWVKAELHRPWLLPVKLKKEFTVFEHIDINTPSLLSPQAGTKEKTLCCWFCTSGPISLSAKIERKGYTPGEPIQIFAEIENCSSRMVVPKAAIYQTQAFYAKGKMKEVKQLVANLRGESLSSGKTETWNGKQLKIPPVSPSILDCSIIRVEYSLMVYVDIPGAMDLFLNLPLVIGTIPLHSFGSRTSSVSSQCSMSMNWLGLPERPEEHSSNCV
- the ARRDC3 gene encoding arrestin domain-containing protein 3 isoform X3; the protein is MVVPKAAIYQTQAFYAKGKMKEVKQLVANLRGESLSSGKTETWNGKQLKIPPVSPSILDCSIIRVEYSLMVYVDIPGAMDLFLNLPLVIGTIPLHSFGSRTSSVSSQCSMSMNWLGLPERPEAPPSYAEVVTEEQRQSSLAPVTACDDFERALQGPLFAYIQEFRFLPPPLYSEIDPNPDQTSDDRPSCPSR